A genome region from Geobacter pickeringii includes the following:
- the rplD gene encoding 50S ribosomal protein L4, with translation MAIIDVYNIEKKKVGEMELSDVVFNTDVKEYLIHEAIKVQLANRRAGTVAVKNRAAVSGGGKKPYRQKGTGQARQGCIRAPHYVGGGVAFGPQPKSYNLSMNKKARRAAVRSALSMLYKENKLAVVDAIALPAISTKGFVSVLKAFDLSKTLVIIDEQNTNLELSARNVKDVKVLKADHLNVFDIVKYNNVILTQTAVRKVEGVLQS, from the coding sequence ATGGCCATCATTGATGTTTACAATATCGAAAAGAAAAAAGTTGGGGAGATGGAACTCAGCGATGTAGTGTTTAACACGGATGTCAAAGAGTATCTTATCCATGAAGCTATAAAGGTGCAGCTTGCTAACAGGCGTGCTGGAACGGTTGCTGTTAAGAACCGTGCGGCTGTGTCTGGTGGTGGAAAGAAGCCGTATCGTCAGAAGGGTACAGGCCAAGCTCGCCAAGGTTGCATTCGCGCACCCCATTATGTCGGTGGTGGTGTCGCGTTTGGACCTCAGCCGAAGAGTTATAACTTAAGCATGAACAAGAAGGCTCGTCGGGCTGCCGTTCGTTCGGCTCTTTCAATGCTTTACAAAGAGAACAAACTGGCAGTTGTTGATGCTATAGCTTTACCAGCTATTTCTACTAAAGGATTTGTCTCTGTGCTGAAGGCATTTGATCTTAGCAAGACCCTTGTGATTATCGATGAGCAGAACACAAATCTTGAGCTGTCAGCGCGTAATGTTAAAGATGTGAAGGTGCTCAAGGCAGATCACCTCAATGTTTTCGATATTGTAAAGTACAACAATGTCATCTTGACCCAGACAGCTGTTCGTAAGGTCGAAGGAGTGCTGCAGTCATGA
- a CDS encoding 50S ribosomal protein L23, which yields MNIYDVIKKPLITEKTTIEKDTKNVVAFVVDRNANKIEVKEAVEKLFKVEVAEVNTVNIAGKVKRVGRQVGKRSNWKKAYVTLKEESNVDFFEI from the coding sequence ATGAACATCTATGATGTAATTAAGAAGCCCTTGATTACCGAAAAGACCACAATCGAAAAAGATACAAAGAATGTTGTTGCGTTTGTTGTAGATAGAAACGCAAACAAGATTGAGGTCAAAGAAGCGGTTGAGAAGCTTTTCAAAGTTGAGGTTGCTGAAGTAAATACTGTTAATATTGCTGGCAAAGTAAAGCGGGTTGGCAGGCAAGTCGGCAAGAGATCCAACTGGAAAAAAGCATACGTTACCCTTAAAGAAGAAAGTAACGTAGATTTCTTCGAA
- the rplC gene encoding 50S ribosomal protein L3 yields MKKGMIAKKLGMTQIFADDGKRIPVTVVEAGPCVVLQKKTVESDGYNAIQVGFQEKDANKVNRSLVGHCKSAGKGAFTFLREFRLDDVDSYNVGDVISAETFQPGDYVDVTGTSIGKGFQGVMKRWGFRGGRSSHGSCFHRAPGSIGSSAYPSRVFKNKKMPGQLGNERVTVQRLQIVRIDAADNLILIRGAIPGAKNAIVLVKDSVKAR; encoded by the coding sequence ATGAAGAAGGGAATGATCGCAAAAAAACTGGGGATGACTCAGATATTCGCTGATGACGGGAAACGGATACCGGTGACCGTTGTTGAAGCGGGACCTTGTGTTGTTCTTCAGAAAAAGACCGTCGAATCCGACGGCTATAACGCAATTCAAGTCGGCTTCCAAGAGAAGGATGCCAATAAGGTGAATCGGTCTCTTGTTGGTCATTGCAAGAGTGCAGGCAAGGGTGCTTTTACGTTTCTGCGTGAGTTCCGGCTTGATGATGTTGATTCATATAACGTGGGCGATGTGATTAGCGCGGAAACGTTTCAACCTGGTGATTATGTTGATGTCACGGGAACCAGTATTGGCAAGGGTTTCCAAGGCGTTATGAAGCGTTGGGGTTTCAGAGGAGGACGGTCCTCCCATGGTTCTTGCTTCCACCGTGCACCTGGTTCTATCGGGAGTTCTGCGTATCCTTCGCGGGTATTCAAGAATAAGAAGATGCCGGGTCAACTCGGTAATGAACGGGTGACGGTTCAGCGGCTTCAGATCGTTCGTATTGATGCTGCAGACAATCTTATCCTTATTAGAGGAGCCATTCCTGGGGCGAAAAATGCGATCGTTCTGGTGAAGGATTCGGTTAAGGCCCGTTAG